In the genome of Octopus bimaculoides isolate UCB-OBI-ISO-001 chromosome 24, ASM119413v2, whole genome shotgun sequence, the window GCTTACcagttgtaaaaatatattgagGATTATTTTAGTGTATGTTGGTGATAGAACAGCGGCTTGAGGACTTATCAGGACTGATGAATTTCACTTTGTTCATCCTGAAATAGATCTTGTCATTAACTTCAAGATATTTTGTGGATATCAATTGTATCCTGGTATGTTCTGAGAAAGTTAAGGAATTTAAAGTTTCctttatgtattcatattgtgTTCCATTCTTTCCCTCCAATGTCAAGAACATATGAAATGTAATAGTATTTTTTGGAATGTTGAGTTGAATTGTACATTCTATAAGGTAAATACCATCTTCAGGAATATAAATGAAAGTTCCACCAAGCAATTTAATATCCCCTTTACTCTGGTTCATAACTTTTATCCATTGTAAATTAGTTAGACTctctggaaaaaacaaaaaaaaaaccagacataaagtgttggagTGTACACAGaatgaaattatagaaaaatgtaaAAGGTATATatggtatacaaaaaaaaaaggaagaagtatTCATAGTAcacatcagtaaaaaaaaaaaaaaagtgttttttctGATACAGGAGGACCTCTAGGGTGGGGCAGTAGGGGCAGTTATGTCTGTTGTAGGCAATCTGTACTCTCCTCCTCTTTTGGGTATCACTTGCCATGTTCCAACTCATTCCTCCTACTCCAAATCAATCCACATTAACTTTTATTGATGCAATCGTTGGACTGGACTGCCTAtattcagtccactgcaggatgAAGACTTCAGCATATCCTCTCCACCAACCATGTTCTGATGTGGAGgctgtgaatttgagcttgagaccATACTGGTTTGTTGATCCTGCCACACTGGCTCAACATGGCTTGGCAaaagggtgcttttttttttcttttatacttttacctaGGAGTAGATaagtcagtggaggcgcaatggcccagtggttagggcagtggactcgcggtcacaggatcgcagtttcgttgtgagtgtttatcgagcgaaaacacctaaagctccacgaggctccggtagggggatggtggcgaaccctgctttacactttcaccacaactttctctcactcttacttcctgtttctgttgtacctgtaattcaaaggggccagccttgtcacactgtgtcacgctgaatatccccaagaactacgttaagggtacacgtgtctgtggagtgctcagccacttgcacgttaatttcacgagcaggctattccgttgatcagatcaactggaaccctcgacgtcgtaagcgacggagtgccaacacagaTAAGTCAACTGCATCAACTCcaatgcttaactgatacttattttattgactccgaaaaagatgaaagacgaagttgaccttagcagaatttgaaaccagaaaatAGGGACAGATGAAATATCCCTAAGCacttcacctggtgtgctaaagCTTCTGCCAGCTAGTTGTCTTATTGATGTGATCTTATTGATGttaaaatactgaatatatttattcttgttcACTGATgcggaatttgtttttttttttgttttttacacctTCTCAATTTATGACCCATGTGACAAAGATCGTCCACACTTacgaccacaaaaaaaaaaagaaagaaagaaaaaaaaagaaaataaataaataaaaatcgacTTTCAGACGTTGGGCAGGTACACGTACAATAACTGTGGCAGCATCTGGCAACGGAGGCCTCCCTCAGATCCCGGCATCCACTGTCTGCTACTGTCTCTCACTCAGTCGGTTTCAAGCATCAGTTGTGTGTGAATGGGaaaagtgttgttgttgatggtggtggtggtgctggcggtagtagaagcagtagcaacagcagtagctgTAGCAGCAGTTTGGCACATGTCTCTATTTGTTGTATTTGATCCAAATGTATAATTTCAATTATAGTTGACCCAAGTCTTTCAATATACTAATTAATGCTTACTTGTCATAATAGGTATATAATGGTAATATACTTCAACCAAATGGAATAGTTTCCCCTCATTCTACAACAGCAGGACTAAACCCAAGTACATAACAGTAGCCTTTAGCATACGTCTATAATGAAAGTATTTTAATACTGTAATAGTAAGAATTAGCTTAAATCTGtaatttcagttatttaatgGGCATAATTCAAATTATGAGAAAAAGGTGTGCaataaatctgaataaattaACTTACCCAACTCTTCGTAACCCTTTGTTTTTAGGTGTAACAAGGAATGGTGAACTGAAAGATTGGAAGAGAGAAAGCAGACAGTGAGAAGGATATATTTTGATATAGGTTCAATATCAACAGAAGACTATTCAAAGAAAAGAGCACCTCctgatgtatttcatatatttaatatttcagatTATCATCTAATAAATAACTAAACAACATGTTAACagtttcataatcatcattatcataaataaaaattatcttcATGGAGAACAATAATTAACCATTTATTAACCATTAATGAAAGGGAGCCAAGactatataaacatctatatattacaCTCATCACAGTAGTTACATGAGCTTTAACATTGTCAGATGTACGGTAGCAATGCCTTGCTGAGACTGATAGTACAATTCTAGTAAACGTGTACAGGAAGCTTCATCCTATCAAAGTGTcatctaaagcaggggttttcaaattgtggtccgcggaccacagggggtccgcaaggacaagacagggggtctgtagacagcaaatactttttatgggcaatttgattttatatatgttttttaatcgaaatcttttaattgacaataaacctatttgttaaatactgttaaataaataaatgtaaaaatatgttattttaagcaaatatttatgtgtaaatttaataagcgtttataagggggtagtaaagcctgaaatataaaggggtccgcaagtcaaaaagtttgaaaacccctgatctaaagcCATGCCCAATTAATTATTGTAAACATTTCATGATGTGggtatttttttccatttatttctttatgcctGTAACTTTTCAAGTTGAAAGAATTGTTgcctattaaaatattaaaatagactAATATATTGAGGACATGTTTAAAGATTTCATTACTGTTACAATATATTAATGTCAGATGATTTTATAGACATATGAAATGAGAAACGATtacaatatatgtacttacaggGTGGAGAAGTTGGTGTCGTGGGCAGTGGTGAAGTTGTTGCCACAGGCTgtagaggaggtggaggaggacaTTTCttctaaagtaaaaaaataaagagagaagaagaggcaAACTAAGATAAGAGGGTGACTGGTGCTATTTGTATTATTTCCATCAtattactttctcttttaagGTTTGTCATTGTCTGGTTACAATCCTGATACACTTGTTATATACTTTTactattggaggcgcaatggctcggtggttagggcagcggactcgcggtttcgattcccagaccgggcgttgtgagtgtttattgagcgaaaacacctaaagttccacgaggctccggcaggggatggtggcgaaccctgctgtactcttccaccacaactttctcgcactcttacttcctgtttctgttgtgcctgtaattcaaagggtcggccttgtcaccctctgtgtctcgctgagtatccccgagaactacgttaagggtacatgtgtctgtggagtgctcagccacttgcacgttaatttcacgagcaggctgtttccgttgatcggatcaactggaaccctcgacgtcgtaagcgacggagtgccaaccacaagAACAATACTTTTACTACTTTTGTCTTATACTTGATACACTCTTCTCACATTCACGTTAGTATTGGTCTCTTGTTACATATTATCTCTGTCATGTTACTgtgctacacacacaaatatgtacacacacacacatatgagaagtAAAAGGAATCAACAAACGCAGGCagataatatttttcattataaatgatcttgacagtctttttaaatattcttttcactctactgttattttattgccatttatttccgagcattataaattttacaggtaaaatatttttctgggaataaATTACGATTAATAACACTGCtgctatgggaaattattgctcagCTTTACAAGTTTTCACTTAACAAGCGGTCTCTGGAAACAAATTAATTCATATATCGAAATgttactgtatatacacacacacacacacacaaatatatatacagtgtgttcacaaagtctgggtacatggagtaaataaaatcgtaacataaacaaatataagaaataataatttcttaaagtatgtgttaatccccatgtgggtacatggagtaaataaaatcgtaacagaaacaattaaatataagaaataataatttcttaaagtatgtgttaatcccatgtgggtacatggagtaaataaaatcataacataNNNNNNNNNNacagaaacaattaaatataagaaataataatttcttaaagtatgtgttaatcccatgtgggtacatggagtaaataaaatcataacataaacaattaaatataagaaattataatttcttaaagtatgtgttaatccctatgtacccagattttgtggacaccctgtataaagcACTCAATGTTAAATGTACCTGGTTGACTATATGAAACAATTAGGTAGCAAAAAATGCAAGTAGAATTAGCATTCAAGGTAATTTGTCATGTATGACAGGTAAATCCAAATAACACTAcgagaatttcaagaaattcagagtaAAAGACAGCAAGAATAAGAATGGAGACAATCACATCTTTAACTGGTGATTACACCATACTTTACTGATAATTGTTTCTTTTGTGCcaacatatttagatacagaaaaaatgaataaaatttccactcaaattaatatatctgaaaatagtggctgtgtggtaagtagcttgcttaccaaacacatggttctgggttcagtcccactgcgtgacaccttggccaagtgtcttctactatagcctcgggccaaccaaaaccttgtgagtggatttggtagacggaaactgaaagaagcccgtcgtacatatgtatatatatatatatatatatgtgtgtgtgtgtgtgtatgtttgtccccccaacatcgcttgacaaccgatgctggtgtgtttacgtccctgtaacttagagggtTGACAAGACAACACATGCTCATGGAAACTaatgaacatttatttacattatgtctACCCAAAACGAAAGATTGCCAAAACAGCGATTTTTCGTTTCGATTTGCATGTCTGTCAATTTACTATGATCGCTTTAACAtaagcaaaatcaaaattttaaattgggGAGGGGGCGGATTTGAAAAGGTGGAAagtgcatttttcaaggagatgTGCAATTCTTCAAGAAGAGGtgcaattacattgacctcctaATATGAAACAAaacccattttctttttatccagaAAACGGGGTGGGGTGGAACCATTGGAAATTTCACCCCCTactccccccctttttttaaaaaacaaaaatacgcgGAAAGAATACATTTCCGACAGCTTACGAGGTCTTCTAAAACgattgcacccccccccccaaaaaaaaacgcgaaaagaaaattatttagcaCCGAACTTTAGTCTGGTATGAAACTATAAATTTACCGAAAGTTGtctcatttctaaaaatagaatgAGGGGAGAACCGTCAAAACGGGGGAAACCCGAAATGACGACGTTGCTGCTANNNNNNNNNNNNNNNNNNNNNNNNNNNNNNNNNNNNNNNNNNNNNNNNNNNNNNNNATAAATTTACCGAAAGTTGtctcatttctaaaaatagaatgAGGGGAGAACCGTCAAAACGGGGGAAACCCGAAATGACGACGTTGCTGCTAATGGTTTTATGTGTGGGATAGTAAAAAATTTGGACAAATTTAAATGTACGACAATTATTCAAAAGCCTGCTGAAAGTAAATAAAGTTCGAGTTTTACCTGGGTTAGGcagatacaaacaaaaacaagtataATCAAACAACAAAGGCTTCCGTATTTATAATAATTTGAGTCGAGAATTTTCTGACATCTAGATTTAACTGATTTGTCTGGAGTAAAATTTCCAATTTCGTCCACATTTTGGAATgagttttgttgtttattgttcgCATCTTGGTCCAAAAGAGTTAGTGATAAAGCAGGAGGCATTTTTGGAAGTTTTCGCACACTAGACGCAACACGGTGTTAGCAGCAGCGATTAAAACTagtctgaatgaatgaatgacttcGTCAGTGAATTTAAATACCGCTACGTTTTGACGTTTCTCTTAGCTCCTCCTCTTCTTTGTCGTACTATACAAAAAAACGTGGTAGCAACACATCCACTTCCTTCctgttctctcactctctcgtgCCTTTTCTCTCACCTTCTTATTTTCTCGTTCTCTCGTTCTTTATCTcgttttcttctctccctctctctcctcctccctctccctctctctcctcctccctctccctctctctcttccttcgtATCAAATTTAAGGCCGTTTTACTATTTGCATTGACAACATAGTAAATTATGCGCCCACGTAATTTTAGTGCATTACATCAggttatcccataagttctgtccaattttaccttttttaaaattgaatgaaatttaatagtattttagaatgtctaatggaattaaaaattatttttatgcatttgtgtacatttaaactaattaaatattattttacagaataatagaattaaaatttctttgattaaaaccctttctaacatgaaagtatccaTAGAGCATTTGAGGAACAAAATGTTTTATGAGTagaaaaaggaaactctgcagccgaagctaCTCCAAACATACAcccagtttatgggaaagaatgcttgaatgaaagaacttgcagaagatggtttgcaaaattcagaagtggagatttcagccttgaaaatgaagatcaaacaggacgtccagttgagtttgatgataagctccttgaggcattacttgaagaaaatcctgcattatcagttgaagaattgccaataaagcttagttcaaaccatacaactgtttatcgtcatcttcaacaacttggaaaggttcctaaacttggaaaatgggtgcctcatcctgagttgacatctgctcttctctccattctcgcgaaatcatttcaccctttttggatagacttgtgactggtgacgaaaaatggatcttctatcgaaatgttaaacgtcgtaaacagtggctctgtaaaaggggaaaagctcaaccacaaccgagaagggaacttcataggAAAAATGTTCTTCTCTCTATTTGGTGGGATTGCAAGGGAATAATTcgctttgaattgttaccacctaatgtaacaatcaatgctcaagtttactctcagcaattagagcgtttgaaccaagctttgaaggaaaaaagacccgctttagtgactcgaaaaggagtgatgtttcatcaggacaatgcgcgaccccacactgcatcACTCCTTTTCGAGTCCAGGGCAGGTAAcatactggatctctgcttcacaaataatatggatctgtagtgaaactacctatcgtctcttctacctatcgccattagatacaaaactgatatcgccattcttctcatttaaatataaacacacgcgaGCGTAGCAGAGAACATCAACCTTGTCATCatgtgactgatcattattcgaatcggcaacttcttcgaaccgttcccgccagaacgcaaactgaccaatcacagccccttATAAGGTCACATGATAGTGTTTTTCTGCTACCGTCTTGGAGCCCCCTTAACGCCTTAAATAGAGCAGCTCATACccaacaaatttgtctcggtccagtttctctatagagactgttccgtgtaccacacgacagcagcagcaacaatcagccagtgaccacttcaacagcttcgtccagccaacgatgNNNNNNNNNNNNNNNNNNNNNNNNNNNNNNNNNNNNNNNNNNNNNNNNNNNNNNNNNNNNNNNNNNNNNNNNNNNNNNNNNNNNNNNNNNNNNNNNNNNNNNNNNNNNNNNNNNNNNNNNNNNNNNNNNNNNNNNNNNNNNNNNNNNNNNNNNNNNNNNNNNNNNNNNNNNNNNNNNNNNNNNNNNNNNNNNNNNNNNNNNNNNNNNNNNNNNNNNNNNNNNNNNNNNNNNNNNNNNNNNNNNNNNNNNNNNNNNNNNNNNNNNNNNNNNNNNNNNNNNNNNNNNNNNNNNNNNNNNNNNNNNNNNNNNNNNNNNNNNNNNNNNNNNNNNNNNNNNNNNNNNNNNNNNNNNNNNNNNNNNNNNNNNNNNNNNNNNNNNNNNNNNNNNNNNNNNNNNNNNNNNNNNNNNNNNNNNNNNNNNNNNNNNNNNNNNNNNNNNNNNNNNNNNNNNNNNNNNNNNNNNNNNNNNNNNNNNNNNNNNNNNNNNNNNNNNNNNNNNNNNNNNNNNNNNNNNNNNNNNNNNNNNNNNNNNNNNNNNNNNNNNNNNNNNNNNNNNNNNNNNNNNNNNNNNNNNNNNNNNNNNNNNNNNNNNNNNNNNNNNNNNNNNNNNNNNNNNNNNNNNNNNNNNNNNNNNNNNNNNNNNNNNNNNNNNNNNNNNNNNNNNNNNNNNNNNNNNNNNNNNNNNNNNNNNNNNNNNNNNNNNNNNNNNNNNNNNNNNNNNNNNNNNNNNNNNNNNNNNNNNNNNNNNNNNNNNNNNNNNNNNNNNNNNNNNNNNNNNNNNNNNNNNNNNNNNNNNNNNNNNNNNNNNNNNNNNNNNNNNNNNNNNNNNNNNNNNNNNNNNNNNNNNNNNNNNNNNNNNNNNNNNNNNNNNNNNNNNNNNNNNNNNNNNNNNNNNNNNNNNNNNNNNNNNNNNNNNNNNNNNNNNNNNNNNNNNNNNNNNNNNNNNNNNNNNNNNNNNNNNNNNNNNNNNNNNNNNNNNNNNNNNNNNNNNNNNNNNNNNNNNNNNNNNNNNNNNNNNNNNNNNNNNNNNNNNNNNNNNNNNNNNNNNNNNNNNNNNNNNNNNNNNNNNNNNNNNNNNNCAAAGGAGCCTGGACTATAGACAAAATAAAATCTAACCCCAGAGCCTTCtacaagtttgccaaagaaaAAGCTTCGGTGCACTCCTCAAAAAAGATGCCCCACTCACAGGAAACCCAATggggataagtgaaatactaaataagcaattcaaaagtattttcaCTCAACCCTTAGGACACTTGCAAGTCAGCAATCCAGCTGATTTTTTATTCTgctgcagatataaaaacagaggcagTGATGATTGATTGCATTAATATAAAGCATGGGCCACCAAATTACGGCCCGCGacgtgacacattctaccagtatcccaagtttgaaagtgtttcgttaagaaaacaagtgttgcccgtcaaaccaaaaagatccgcaTGGGAATATTCTTCAGTATTCATAGgtggtaccaaaaacactacataaaacattaatgaaaaatgttgcccgttaaaccaaaaagatcccatgCTTTTATACTGCTTCTTGCACTTCTTAGATTACGCATGTTGTATGTATACTGTGTCAGTCACTTCACGCACTACGTATTTCACGCGCCATAATAATTACAACAGTATATCACGTGTGCCTTGAGCTAGTCAGTTATTAGTGATTACAATTAAAATGCGAATATCTGACGCCGAGGCCTGTAAGACTGCTCTTGTTTTTTCTCCAACTATCGTTATGGTTACTAAGAAGAGAAAGGTTAACGGTGAATGTCGTATTTTCAATAAAGAATGGGGAGAAAAGtacttggatctattttaaaacgggggccacatttttcattaatgttttacgtagtgtttttggtacggaaagactttcaaacttcgtatacttatctattttgtgttatagaacagaaaaatatttttgtattcgaatttatttcatgtaaaaaattgtcttatttcgataatttcaaccaatcactgacaagtattcagttgtttatatNNNNNNNNNNNNcgttttatttgcttttttcattttcttttttttttcttcgttttatttgctgttttctttttaaatttgccgttttaccctaaccctaaccctatcaccgatagaattgtttcagaatcgtttgtttatgtagtcggcacttaatgtatatcggctgaatggacgtcagtgattggttgaaattacagaaatacgacaactttaacatggaataacttagggatttctttttttttttaagaagactaagagaaaaagatgttttatatgacacattctaccagtgttccaagtttcaaagtgtttcgttaatgaaaaatgtggcccccgttttaaaaacgATCCAAGTAGTTCTTTGGTGGGGAAAAAATTACCAGAAAGCTAGTTGCCTGATATGTAAcgaaagtattattgttatgaaAGAGTACAATATTCGTTGTCACTACAAAGTAAAACATCTCTcaacacattttaaatatttttgaaaattacgGTCCGAGAAATTTGAATCTATGAAACGTAGTTTGGAATCTGAAAAGGATTTCTTTATGAAAAAGTTCGTTGAAAATGAATCTATCACTCATGTAAGTAGCAAAATAGTGAATAAGTTAGTTGGCTGAGCGATGAAAACCAGTTACTGACAGAAAGTTTATAAAAAGACTGCGTGATGGAAGCAGCatatgtcctctcaacgattagccagggatgatttttaaaatgagaatacctgaaataaacttgactgcactcacaaacgagaatactaaaaatgaacctgaccactctcaaaaattaagtaaaaaaaaaaaaaaacagtcatggactgtgaaggtggctgtagaaaatttagtaacagtaataaataatttgtccttacctaatacaagccaaagttaacaaattcaccattcaaaataattacaggctaaagggagataactgagaaagacttgaaaattAACATATGATCGTAATAGTTCATGTaaggtaaagtaaatataaaaaataatccagaatccttgtctgatactggatcaatcccaaaatctaatcagtttgtgccagtcatgaggccaaacatccctgaaagtttcatacaaatccatccagcggttcttgagatatcttgtccacggacaaacaagctTGTCTGAAAaaaatacctccaccttcgctaaggcggaggtaaaataatgataatcctttctacaataagcacaagacctggcatttgtggggaggggacttgttgagtacattgaccccagtgtttaactggtacttaatttattgacctcgagtaataataataataataataataactctttctactaaaggcacaagacctgaaattttgggggaggggactagttgattacattgaccccagtgtttcactggttcctAATTttttgactccgaaaggatgaaaggcaaagttgacctcagtggaatctgaactcagaccgtgaagatggacaaaatgtcataaagcattttgcccagcatgctaacaattctgtcagcttgttgccttaatgataataataaggaaaaaataaaggcATTGGAGGGGCGATGCATACACTATGCACAGATAAATTTTCTTGCAGATTATAGTGTGGcttgtggaggtgcgtggcttagtggttagggtgtcagcatcatgattgtaagattgtggtttcgattcctggaccgggcaacgcattgtgttcttgagcaaaacatttcatttcacgttgctccagtccactccactggcgaaaatgagtaatgctgcgatggactggcgtcccgtccagctggggaacacataacgttattgaaaccgggaaactgggtccatgagcctggctaggctttaaaagggtgcttttttttttatagtatagCTTACAATGTGTTGCTTACCCATTCTTcttaattgaattgaatttatttattcttttttaagtatcaccatgATAGATGTTTATACTCCAGTGAAATTAAGAAGTTAACtcataaataaacgaaaccctcaaatacatcactgtacacacacacacaaagttgcatatctaatgtatgtatgtagtacccacatgtgtctacacacatgatctatacacacacacacacacagagagacaagGATCAATTCATATGAAAAAAGAAGTGAACTAAATGAATTACTTGTAGAAAATAGTGCATAGAATTTAATTGTTTCAAACGTCTTTCAATGATGGTAAGTGAATCAAATGTACTGTAGTTCATTGTAGGATATATATAACATGACCACTTGTTTATCGGGAAATttgtgaatttaatttttttaaaaatttgttttttttaagtatcatcatactctggtgaaattaagaaCTCAACTTGTAAATAAACATCCATcactgtacatgcacacacacacacacacacagtcacatatgtatgtatatatgtatatacccatgtgTCTACGCACATAAGTACACCATGATCGATATACATGCAGACGAGAGTAAattcataagaaaaagaaagtgaacaaaatgaaatgcttattgaAAATATTCCATAGAATTTGAGAAGCATttcaccattataggtatttatacttaggtgaaattaagaaatcaactcgtaaataaacaaaaccctcaaatctatcactgtacacacacaaacacagttgcatagctatgtatgtatgtttgaagataatcaaaccaaattttcatcattttgaaccACTTACTCAATGAGTATtgctgccaaatttggtgaaaatcagttcagccattttccagtaatttttcaaacacacagacaatcaAAGGTGAGTGATTACAATGCTCTGCCATTGCTTATTCACGCAgtgtaataatgttaataataataataatatttgaaggAGGAAGATGAATAGAAAACAGAATAGAGGCAAAACGGGATG includes:
- the LOC106872472 gene encoding uncharacterized protein LOC106872472, with protein sequence MTRYITDAEQLVSSESGSEESLQDINADDERENQSQNTNDTEIIAQKHRNSYFKYGIIALAIVAVTVVIIYLNQKEKQQQPPQQSHHAFFYLKTEGYTELEGITDLHWFKDESQDVGNFHLVNETYIYVPQNGIYQIGCAVQLYIPEDTPSKCPPPPPLQPVATTSPLPTTPTSPPFHHSLLHLKTKGYEELESLTNLQWIKVMNQSKGDIKLLGGTFIYIPEDGIYLIECTIQLNIPKNTITFHMFLTLEGKNGTQYEYIKETLNSLTFSEHTRIQLISTKYLEVNDKIYFRMNKVKFISPDKSSSRCSITNIH